One part of the Haliotis asinina isolate JCU_RB_2024 chromosome 2, JCU_Hal_asi_v2, whole genome shotgun sequence genome encodes these proteins:
- the LOC137273271 gene encoding crystallin J1A-like translates to MATVSERREAAVVGALVADAAIQPLHWIYNKDKLNILIKDREDIEFWTPSANPFYCLETGLNSCYGDQSFVILKSLVRCQGVDVEDLKKATYDRFGPKSDYESAVNAKYAGTKEKKLTSDDLPLKGPWRHASIKHFLKNFENNLEETGSETDEQIDCVLRMVSVVALYAGRPEMLNRVEDVLRVTQNFDTAVSVGLAAARILEYFILHGPSPNVVEEVVAQLEDPHRNAPQDLDRAIVGFLKEVKACTDKQHDTVVTENFRKD, encoded by the exons ATGGCTACAGTGTCAGAGAGGCGGGAGGCCGCTGTTGTCGGTGCTCTTGTAGCTGATGCAGCTA TTCAGCCCCTACACTGGATATACAATAAAGATAAGCTAAATATCCTTATCAAGGACAGAGAAGATATTGAATTCTGGACACCATCGGCCAACCCTTTCTATTGTCTGGAAACAGGACTCAACAGTTGCTATGGCGACCAGTCTTTCGTTATATTGAAATCATTGGTTCGGTGCCAAG GTGTCGATGTGGAAGACCTGAAGAAGGCCACCTATGACAGGTTTGGGCCCAAGTCGGACTATGAAAGCGCTGTCAATGCCAAATATGCAGGGACTAAGGAGAAGAAAT TGACCTCAGATGACCTTCCACTGAAGGGGCCATGGCGCCATGCCAGTATCAAACACTTCTTGAAGAACTTCGAGAACAATTTGGAAGAAACAG GATCCGAGACTGATGAGCAGATTGACTGTGTGCTGCGGATGGTGTCTGTGGTTGCACTGTATGCAGGTCGGCCTGAGATGTTAAATAGAGTTGAAGATGTTTTACGTGTAACCCAGAACTTTGACACCGCTGTGTCAGTTGGTCTTGCTGCCGCTAG AATCCTTGAATACTTTATTCTCCATGGACCGAGTCCGAATGTTGTTGAGGAGGTGGTGGCCCAGTTGGAGGATCCCCACAGAAATGCCCCTCAGGACCTGGACAGGGCGATTGTTGGTTTCCTAAAAGAGGTCAAGGCCTGTACAGACAAGCAGCACGACACGGTTGTCACTGAGAATTTCAGGAAGGACTGA